Proteins co-encoded in one Acidobacteriota bacterium genomic window:
- the fusA gene encoding elongation factor G, with translation MTTDIARMRNIGISAHIDSGKTTLTERILFYCKKIHKIHEVKGKDGVGATMDSMDLERERGITIASATTNVEWADHSVNIIDTPGHVDFTIEVERSLRVLDSAVLVLCAVGGVQSQTITVDRQLRRYNVPFIAFVNKADRVGANPVKVRDQIADKLNHRAVLMQMPIGLEGAFQGLVDLVTMKALYFDGPEGEIVRVEPIPGELAAEAARLREDLLDAASLHSDELTEALLEGRATEELIRAAVRKGVLARKLVPVFIGSAYRNKGIQPLLDAIVHYLPNPAEVENRAVDLDEGGAERVLGSDPDATTVALAFKLEDGAYGQLTYIRIYEGSLRKGDELVNTRSGQKIKVGRLVRMHADTMVEITTAGPGDIVALFGVECASGDTFCGPGLNLAMSAIYVPEPVISLAIEPVDKAAADRVAKALNRFTKEDPTFKCHVDKETNETIIEGMGELHLEVYLERMKREYSAEVTAGSPRVAYRETITQRAEFNYTHKKQTGGSGQ, from the coding sequence ATGACCACCGACATCGCCCGGATGCGCAACATCGGCATCAGCGCCCACATCGACTCCGGCAAGACGACGCTGACGGAGAGGATCCTCTTTTACTGCAAGAAGATCCACAAGATCCACGAGGTCAAGGGCAAGGACGGCGTCGGCGCGACCATGGATTCCATGGACCTGGAGCGGGAGCGCGGCATCACCATCGCCTCGGCCACGACCAATGTCGAGTGGGCCGACCACTCCGTCAACATCATCGACACGCCGGGCCACGTCGACTTCACCATCGAGGTCGAGCGGTCCCTCCGCGTCCTCGACTCGGCCGTCCTCGTCCTCTGCGCGGTCGGCGGGGTCCAGTCCCAGACCATCACCGTGGACCGCCAGCTCCGGCGCTACAACGTCCCCTTCATCGCCTTCGTCAACAAGGCCGACCGGGTCGGGGCCAATCCGGTCAAGGTCCGCGACCAGATCGCCGACAAGCTCAACCACCGCGCCGTCCTGATGCAGATGCCGATCGGCCTCGAGGGCGCCTTCCAGGGCCTGGTCGACCTGGTCACGATGAAGGCCCTCTATTTCGACGGCCCGGAGGGCGAGATCGTCCGGGTCGAGCCCATCCCCGGGGAGCTGGCCGCCGAGGCGGCCCGGCTGCGCGAGGACCTCCTCGACGCCGCCTCCCTCCATTCCGACGAGCTGACCGAGGCCTTGCTCGAGGGCCGGGCGACCGAGGAGCTCATCCGGGCGGCCGTGCGCAAGGGCGTCCTGGCCCGCAAGCTCGTCCCGGTCTTCATCGGCTCGGCCTACCGGAACAAGGGCATCCAGCCCCTCCTCGACGCCATCGTCCACTACCTGCCCAACCCGGCCGAGGTCGAGAACCGGGCCGTCGACCTGGACGAGGGCGGCGCCGAGCGCGTTCTCGGCTCCGACCCCGACGCGACGACCGTGGCCCTGGCCTTCAAGCTCGAGGACGGGGCCTACGGCCAGCTGACCTACATCCGCATCTACGAGGGCTCGCTCCGCAAGGGCGACGAGCTCGTCAACACCCGCTCGGGCCAGAAGATCAAGGTCGGCCGCCTGGTCCGCATGCACGCCGACACGATGGTCGAGATCACCACGGCCGGGCCGGGCGACATCGTCGCCCTCTTCGGCGTCGAGTGCGCCTCGGGCGACACGTTCTGCGGCCCCGGCCTGAACCTGGCCATGTCCGCGATCTACGTCCCCGAGCCGGTCATCTCGCTGGCCATCGAGCCGGTCGACAAGGCCGCCGCCGACCGGGTGGCCAAGGCCCTCAACCGCTTCACCAAGGAGGACCCGACCTTCAAGTGCCATGTGGACAAGGAAACAAACGAAACGATTATCGAGGGCATGGGCGAGCTTCATCTCGAA